Proteins encoded in a region of the Bradyrhizobium sp. CB3481 genome:
- a CDS encoding O-succinylhomoserine sulfhydrylase, whose product MSELKSAARYRPETRLVHGGTLRSQFGETSEALFLTQGYVYDSAEQCEARFKGEAPGFIYSRYSNPTISMFERRMIELEGAEAARSTATGMAAVTTAILAPLRAGDHLVASKALFGSCLYVVQELLPRYGIETTLVDGLDLDQWRRALRPNTKSFFLESPTNPTLDVLDIPAIAEIAHSGGARLIVDNVFATPIWQSPLSLGADVVVYSATKHIDGQGRCLGGIILSSEAFIAEHIHNFMRQTGPSLSPFNAWALLKGLETLGVRVRAQTETAAKIADALASHPKISRLIYPGRADHPQAELVKKQMRAGSTLIGFEVKGGKAAAFRVLNALQISRISNNLGDAKSLVTHPATTTHQRLAPEARAELGISEGFIRFSAGLEHPDDLIEDFAQALENA is encoded by the coding sequence CCGAAACCCGCCTGGTCCATGGCGGCACCCTGCGCTCGCAGTTCGGCGAGACCTCGGAAGCGCTTTTTCTCACCCAGGGCTACGTCTACGACAGCGCGGAGCAGTGCGAGGCGCGCTTCAAGGGCGAGGCCCCCGGCTTCATCTATTCGCGCTACTCCAATCCGACGATTTCGATGTTCGAGCGCCGCATGATCGAGCTCGAGGGCGCGGAAGCCGCGCGCTCGACCGCGACCGGCATGGCCGCCGTGACGACCGCGATCCTCGCGCCGCTGCGGGCCGGCGACCATCTGGTTGCCTCCAAAGCCCTGTTCGGCTCGTGCCTCTACGTCGTGCAGGAGCTGTTGCCGCGCTACGGCATCGAGACGACGCTGGTCGACGGCCTCGATCTCGACCAGTGGCGACGTGCCTTGCGGCCGAACACCAAGTCGTTCTTCCTGGAGAGCCCGACCAATCCGACGCTCGACGTGCTCGACATCCCGGCGATTGCCGAGATCGCACATAGCGGCGGCGCGCGGCTGATCGTCGACAACGTGTTCGCTACGCCGATCTGGCAGAGCCCGCTGTCGCTCGGCGCCGACGTCGTGGTCTATTCCGCGACCAAGCATATTGACGGCCAAGGCCGGTGCCTGGGCGGCATCATCCTGTCCTCGGAAGCCTTCATCGCCGAGCACATCCACAACTTCATGCGCCAGACCGGGCCGTCGCTCTCGCCGTTCAACGCATGGGCCCTGCTCAAGGGGTTGGAGACGCTCGGCGTGCGCGTGCGCGCGCAGACCGAGACCGCAGCGAAAATTGCGGACGCGCTCGCCTCACATCCGAAGATCTCGCGGCTGATCTATCCCGGCCGCGCTGATCACCCGCAGGCGGAGCTGGTGAAGAAGCAGATGCGCGCCGGCTCGACGCTGATCGGCTTCGAGGTCAAGGGTGGCAAGGCGGCGGCGTTCCGCGTCCTCAACGCGCTGCAGATCTCGCGCATCTCGAACAATCTCGGCGACGCCAAGAGCCTCGTCACGCATCCGGCAACGACGACGCATCAGCGACTGGCGCCGGAAGCGCGCGCCGAGCTCGGCATAAGCGAGGGCTTTATCCGCTTCTCGGCCGGCCTCGAGCATCCGGATGATCTGATCGAGGATTTCGCGCAGGCGCTGGAGAACGCGTGA